One Mangrovimonas cancribranchiae DNA segment encodes these proteins:
- a CDS encoding MBOAT family O-acyltransferase, whose protein sequence is MLFNSIEYLIFLPTVFVLYWLLNKDHKKQNVLLLISSYIFYAFWDWRFLSLIVYSSLIDYFVGLKIHESSNKTTRKNWLILSLVSNLGLLAVFKYYNFFAESFAALMSVFGWQVDNVTLNIILPIGISFYTFQTLSYTIDIYRKDFKPTKNVVAFFTYVSFFPQLVAGPIERAAKLLPQIEKSRTFNKKWFHDGIFQITVGLFRKIVIADNLAHYVNPIYADPELHNSSTLVLATTFFAFQIYFDFAGYSDIAIGSAKLLGFKFTRNFNLPYFSKSLSEVWRRWHISLSTWLRDYLYKSLGSNKGGKLMMYKNVLITMVLGGLWHGNTWNFVIWGLMQGILLGVEKFIFVKLKIRNAGVIGYIITFTVILTTWAFFRAPTFESAKYIIKKFIFFDFRIPHIGDANAITTGVIVFGIGMLFDLYLYKSRKSLETLGSTFGSFKLSLFISIAIILMALFYSTSNNFIYFQF, encoded by the coding sequence ATGTTATTTAACTCCATAGAATACTTAATATTTTTACCTACAGTTTTTGTTTTGTATTGGTTGTTAAATAAAGACCATAAAAAACAGAATGTACTTTTACTTATATCTAGTTATATTTTCTATGCTTTTTGGGATTGGCGTTTTTTGTCTTTAATAGTTTATAGTTCGCTAATAGATTATTTTGTAGGTCTTAAAATCCACGAATCGTCCAATAAAACAACGCGAAAAAACTGGTTAATTTTAAGTTTGGTTTCTAATTTAGGGTTATTAGCTGTATTTAAATATTATAATTTTTTTGCGGAGTCTTTTGCCGCGCTAATGTCTGTTTTTGGGTGGCAGGTTGACAACGTTACCCTTAATATAATTTTACCTATAGGAATAAGCTTTTACACCTTTCAAACTCTTAGCTATACAATAGATATTTATAGAAAAGACTTTAAGCCAACAAAAAATGTTGTAGCATTTTTTACATACGTAAGCTTTTTTCCGCAACTAGTTGCTGGCCCTATAGAACGTGCCGCAAAATTATTACCACAAATAGAAAAGTCTAGAACATTTAATAAGAAGTGGTTTCACGATGGCATTTTTCAAATAACTGTTGGACTATTTAGAAAAATTGTTATAGCCGATAATTTAGCCCACTATGTTAACCCTATATATGCAGACCCCGAATTACATAACTCTTCTACCCTAGTTTTGGCAACGACGTTTTTTGCGTTTCAAATTTATTTTGATTTTGCTGGGTATTCCGATATTGCTATTGGGAGTGCTAAACTACTAGGCTTTAAGTTTACTAGAAACTTTAACTTACCGTACTTTTCAAAATCATTATCTGAAGTTTGGAGACGTTGGCACATATCGCTTTCTACATGGCTTCGTGATTATTTATATAAATCTTTAGGGAGTAATAAAGGTGGTAAATTAATGATGTATAAAAACGTGTTAATAACCATGGTTTTAGGAGGTTTATGGCATGGTAACACTTGGAATTTTGTTATTTGGGGATTAATGCAAGGAATACTATTAGGTGTTGAAAAATTCATCTTTGTTAAGTTAAAAATAAGAAATGCCGGCGTTATTGGTTATATTATTACGTTTACAGTTATTTTAACAACATGGGCATTTTTTAGAGCTCCAACTTTTGAAAGTGCTAAATACATAATAAAAAAGTTTATTTTCTTTGATTTTAGAATTCCACATATTGGCGATGCCAATGCCATAACTACGGGTGTTATTGTGTTTGGTATTGGTATGCTTTTCGATCTTTATTTGTATAAATCGAGAAAATCTTTAGAAACATTAGGGAGTACTTTTGGTAGTTTTAAATTAAGTTTATTTATCTCAATAGCAATTATACTTATGGCCTTATTTTACTCAACATCAAATAATTTTATTTATTTCCAATTTTAA
- a CDS encoding glycosyltransferase — protein MKHKQVKITFIIPSLAAGGAERILSFVAKNINKNTFKPTLLVIGFKKDTVYNVSNLDVIYLNKSRVLKAIIPIIRYLKTEQPHIVLTSIYHLNTMVAYLSVFFPKIKFVAREANVLSVLAKHGGNKLTLSKKLIIKAYKLIDVLICQSLDMQQDMIANYGVSKHKTILINNPITTKVPPKKLNTNKPSILKIITVGRLSKEKGHDRIIEVLSHLKIPFKYFMIGDGNEKKNILHLIDNKGINNHVTHINYTNDVENYLRESDVFLLGSYSEGFPNVLLESCVVGTPIIAFNAPGGINEIIETGKNGYIVNSVDDCVNKLTQLYLNFEFSPKQVNQVVIEKFNKEKIIKQYENLFLNLTTNYVI, from the coding sequence ATGAAACACAAACAAGTTAAAATAACATTTATAATTCCGTCGTTAGCAGCTGGTGGTGCAGAACGTATTTTATCGTTTGTTGCTAAAAACATTAATAAAAATACTTTTAAACCCACATTATTAGTAATAGGTTTTAAAAAAGACACCGTATATAATGTTAGTAATTTAGATGTTATTTATTTAAATAAATCTAGAGTGTTAAAAGCCATTATTCCTATTATTCGTTACTTAAAAACAGAACAACCACATATTGTCTTAACATCTATTTACCACTTAAATACAATGGTAGCATACTTATCTGTTTTCTTTCCAAAAATTAAATTTGTAGCAAGAGAAGCTAATGTGCTTAGCGTATTAGCAAAACACGGCGGTAATAAGTTAACACTGTCTAAAAAACTAATTATAAAAGCCTATAAGTTAATTGATGTGTTAATTTGTCAATCATTAGATATGCAACAGGATATGATTGCAAATTACGGTGTTTCAAAACACAAAACAATATTAATAAATAACCCAATCACTACTAAAGTTCCTCCTAAAAAACTTAATACCAACAAGCCTTCAATTCTTAAAATTATTACTGTAGGCAGGTTAAGTAAAGAAAAAGGACACGATAGAATTATTGAAGTTTTATCTCATTTAAAAATACCTTTTAAATATTTTATGATTGGAGATGGCAATGAAAAGAAAAATATACTACATTTAATTGATAATAAAGGAATTAATAACCATGTAACACACATTAATTATACCAATGATGTTGAGAACTATTTAAGAGAAAGTGATGTTTTTCTTTTAGGTTCCTATTCTGAAGGGTTTCCTAATGTACTACTTGAAAGTTGTGTTGTTGGCACACCAATTATAGCATTTAATGCACCAGGAGGAATAAACGAAATTATTGAAACTGGCAAAAATGGCTATATTGTTAACTCTGTTGACGACTGTGTTAATAAATTAACACAGTTGTATTTAAATTTTGAGTTTTCGCCAAAGCAAGTAAATCAAGTTGTTATAGAAAAGTTTAATAAAGAAAAGATAATTAAACAATACGAAAACCTATTTCTTAACCTAACAACCAACTATGTTATTTAA
- the asnB gene encoding asparagine synthase (glutamine-hydrolyzing), translating to MCGIYGSTIKYSPKQVNNKLTRTAFRGPDNLQFDYFGQNNNTVILGHNRLSIIDLDPRSNQPLTYKHVHIVFNGEIYNFKNLKKDLTNKDYHFNTTSDTEVICAAYLEYGEAFVSKLNGMFAFVIYDTKKEQLFGARDRLGQKPFYYSLSEIGFEFASQLASIQLYKTNLSISQEAISYYLAWGNIPDPLSIFNEINKLEAGYYFTLNLKTNQFLKKQYWDLPQNTPSFTGTYNNAKEELSHILQDACKIRLFADVPVGVFLSGGVDSSSIAALARLATNSNIKTFSVKFNEKGFDESAYAQQVANHLNTDHHVINCNYSEGLKLINDFSYYYDEPFADASAIPSMLLAKHTKKHVTVALSGDGGDESFLGYTRYKWMKQVQPLYKIPKPVRELAANIIHSMPYYKLKTLAKGLKCHSLNDLYLSICTGIDNSWFNGEAYKQINEINYLNHSNKNLLERISDFDLKTYLNWDINTKVDRATMTYSLEARAPLLDYRIVEFARRLPTGFKYHNGNQKRILKDVLYQHVPKRIFNRPKAGFTMPFSKWFRSELKNYVLDNLTEKQLNRIPNINTKDVTTCINQHMNGNWNHYPLIWKLLVLKQWLDNNSNGYPVK from the coding sequence ATGTGTGGCATTTATGGTTCAACAATAAAATATTCACCAAAGCAAGTAAATAATAAACTTACTCGAACAGCTTTTCGAGGCCCAGATAACTTACAATTTGATTATTTTGGACAAAATAACAACACGGTTATTTTAGGCCACAACAGGTTGTCAATAATCGATTTAGACCCACGATCCAATCAACCATTAACATATAAACATGTTCACATTGTTTTTAATGGTGAAATATATAATTTCAAGAATCTAAAAAAAGATCTTACCAACAAAGATTATCACTTTAACACAACTAGCGATACCGAAGTTATTTGTGCCGCATATTTAGAATACGGAGAAGCATTTGTAAGCAAGCTTAATGGAATGTTTGCTTTTGTTATTTACGATACAAAAAAAGAACAGTTATTTGGAGCTAGAGATAGATTAGGACAAAAGCCATTTTATTATTCTTTGTCTGAAATTGGTTTTGAATTTGCTAGTCAACTAGCTTCTATTCAATTATACAAAACTAACTTATCCATTTCACAAGAAGCTATCTCATATTATTTAGCTTGGGGAAATATTCCTGACCCACTATCCATTTTTAACGAGATTAATAAATTAGAAGCAGGTTATTACTTTACTTTAAACCTAAAAACTAATCAATTTTTAAAAAAACAGTATTGGGATTTACCTCAAAACACACCTTCATTTACTGGCACATACAATAATGCAAAAGAAGAATTGTCACACATATTACAAGACGCTTGTAAAATACGCTTATTTGCCGATGTTCCTGTTGGCGTTTTTTTATCTGGTGGTGTAGATTCATCCTCCATTGCCGCTTTAGCAAGACTAGCAACTAATAGTAATATAAAAACTTTTTCGGTAAAATTTAATGAAAAAGGATTTGATGAAAGCGCATATGCACAACAAGTTGCCAATCATTTAAATACCGATCATCATGTTATTAATTGCAATTATTCTGAAGGATTAAAACTAATAAATGATTTTAGTTATTACTATGATGAACCATTTGCTGATGCCTCTGCTATACCATCTATGCTATTAGCAAAACATACAAAAAAGCATGTTACTGTAGCACTTTCTGGCGATGGTGGAGACGAAAGTTTTCTTGGTTATACACGGTATAAATGGATGAAACAAGTACAACCTCTTTACAAAATACCTAAACCTGTAAGAGAGCTTGCTGCTAACATAATACATAGTATGCCGTATTATAAACTAAAAACTTTAGCAAAAGGTTTAAAATGTCATTCTTTAAATGATTTATATTTAAGTATTTGTACAGGGATTGATAATTCATGGTTTAATGGAGAAGCTTATAAACAAATTAATGAAATAAACTACTTAAACCACTCTAATAAAAATTTATTAGAACGAATCTCCGATTTCGATTTAAAAACCTATTTAAATTGGGATATAAATACTAAGGTAGATCGCGCAACAATGACATACTCCTTAGAAGCAAGAGCGCCTCTACTCGATTATAGAATTGTTGAATTTGCGAGACGTTTACCAACAGGTTTTAAATATCATAATGGAAATCAAAAACGTATTTTAAAAGATGTTCTATATCAACATGTTCCTAAACGTATATTTAACAGACCCAAAGCAGGATTTACTATGCCATTTTCAAAATGGTTTAGGAGCGAACTTAAAAATTATGTGTTAGATAATTTAACAGAGAAACAACTTAACCGCATTCCTAATATTAATACCAAAGATGTTACAACTTGTATAAATCAACACATGAATGGTAATTGGAATCACTACCCATTAATATGGAAATTATTAGTGCTAAAACAATGGCTTGACAATAATAGTAATGGTTATCCTGTAAAATAA
- a CDS encoding O-antigen ligase family protein: protein MKEILKHIILALTVLNIPTYSLIAFSPALGSLTAALALVSLALYYFFIKKSKPLLPLLVLGILYYSIAGFSFAGDVEVFSKDIFRYFLFILSITEVAKNTTNAEACFYLLLGAASVIINALLFSDDYGRYAGFYINPNRAGLVCVLGFAFTYRLQNKKYKILAQLLFTLAGIATLSRYFLLLLFLINLASLFANRKNIVGLFVGAVAIVVIINTPAFELNKDRFDAFQSFFSEGEVKTTTITRESRQETWALYTDVILNNAFIGNGYGSMQGHQGDTVGIKVGVHNTYLMVLGEAGIIPFLVLILFYTSILIKSLKSFKKNPEYLYLAMIMISYLLVSHNYFYNYVILFFTIWLFTRFEDKEEETTLINSNSL, encoded by the coding sequence ATGAAAGAAATACTAAAACATATTATACTAGCCCTTACAGTATTAAACATACCCACTTATAGTTTAATTGCTTTTAGTCCTGCTTTAGGATCGTTAACAGCAGCATTAGCTCTAGTTTCTTTAGCATTATATTATTTCTTTATAAAAAAAAGTAAACCATTACTCCCGTTACTTGTTTTAGGAATTTTATACTATTCTATAGCAGGGTTTAGTTTTGCTGGAGATGTTGAAGTTTTTTCAAAAGATATTTTTAGGTATTTTCTATTTATTCTATCAATTACCGAAGTAGCAAAAAACACCACAAATGCCGAGGCTTGTTTTTATTTACTTTTAGGAGCTGCCAGTGTTATAATTAATGCCTTATTATTTTCCGATGATTATGGCCGCTATGCTGGGTTTTACATTAACCCCAATAGAGCAGGTTTAGTTTGTGTTTTAGGGTTTGCTTTTACTTATCGGTTACAAAATAAAAAATATAAAATATTAGCGCAGCTTTTATTTACATTAGCAGGAATCGCTACATTATCACGATATTTTCTACTACTCCTATTTTTAATAAACCTAGCATCTTTATTTGCTAATAGGAAAAACATTGTAGGCCTATTTGTTGGTGCAGTAGCTATAGTTGTTATTATAAACACACCAGCTTTTGAATTAAATAAAGATCGCTTTGATGCTTTTCAAAGTTTTTTTAGTGAAGGTGAAGTTAAAACTACAACTATTACTAGAGAATCTAGACAAGAAACCTGGGCTCTTTACACCGATGTAATTTTAAACAATGCCTTTATAGGTAATGGTTATGGATCTATGCAAGGTCATCAAGGTGATACAGTAGGCATTAAAGTAGGTGTACATAATACATATTTGATGGTTTTAGGAGAAGCTGGTATTATTCCTTTTTTAGTATTAATACTATTTTATACAAGCATACTTATAAAAAGTTTAAAAAGCTTTAAAAAAAATCCAGAGTATCTCTATTTAGCTATGATTATGATTTCTTATCTACTCGTGTCTCATAACTACTTTTATAATTATGTAATACTGTTTTTTACCATTTGGTTATTTACCAGATTTGAAGATAAAGAAGAAGAAACAACACTTATAAACTCAAATTCACTGTAG
- the murJ gene encoding lipid II flippase MurJ produces MQIKTHIASLKKLAKNPTAINVVTVAIITIMVKGLGFYKEIVIAGTFGLSQLLDAFFIAALLPGFVSEVFLNAFKAVFIPNYIAEKKSTNNIGAFQSSSFIVTFGIALFFIAISYLFTDVFLETFFSGHTNEFYSLVKLQFYYLLPCILFWGFASLLSGLLNIYDEFRYSSIYPVLTSISMLVCLIFFKEKLGEAVLAIGMLIGSILQFLFLLIVAFKKGIIKIDAPDFFSLHTQTMFQQVPAKVSSGFLTGLISVTDQFFAAQLIIGSIAALNYGLRIPAFFTAIIVLALGNVLLPYFSNLSLTNLDNAFKKLYYILKRLFLALCIISVLLIAFSDIIIELCFERNKFTSEDTLRVANIQRMFLIGLPFTICGNIIVRFLTSINKNVFMAYISLATVFLNIILDVILMKYFGVMGIALCTAFLQIFRSLIYLGYTTKQQKVLVQ; encoded by the coding sequence TTGCAAATAAAAACACACATAGCATCTTTAAAAAAATTAGCTAAAAACCCTACAGCTATAAACGTAGTCACTGTAGCTATTATAACAATTATGGTTAAGGGTTTAGGGTTTTATAAAGAAATTGTAATTGCAGGAACTTTTGGACTTTCGCAATTATTAGATGCCTTTTTTATTGCAGCTTTATTACCTGGTTTTGTGAGTGAAGTATTTTTAAACGCTTTTAAAGCTGTTTTTATACCTAATTATATTGCCGAGAAAAAATCCACAAATAATATTGGCGCCTTTCAATCGTCCAGCTTTATTGTAACCTTTGGCATTGCTTTATTTTTTATTGCTATTTCCTATTTGTTTACCGATGTTTTTTTAGAAACTTTTTTTAGCGGCCATACTAATGAATTTTATAGCCTTGTAAAATTACAGTTCTATTACCTACTTCCTTGTATTTTGTTTTGGGGATTTGCTTCATTGCTTAGCGGGTTGCTAAATATTTATGATGAATTTAGGTATTCTTCAATTTACCCTGTTTTAACATCAATATCAATGTTGGTATGTCTAATTTTCTTTAAGGAAAAATTGGGAGAAGCTGTTTTAGCAATAGGAATGTTAATAGGAAGTATTTTACAGTTTTTGTTTTTACTAATAGTTGCTTTTAAAAAAGGAATTATAAAAATAGATGCTCCAGATTTTTTTAGTCTACATACACAAACAATGTTTCAACAAGTTCCGGCCAAAGTGTCTTCTGGTTTTTTAACAGGGCTTATTTCTGTAACCGATCAATTTTTTGCGGCTCAATTAATTATTGGCTCCATTGCTGCACTTAATTATGGGTTACGTATTCCAGCTTTTTTTACTGCTATTATAGTACTAGCTTTAGGCAATGTTTTATTACCATATTTTTCAAATTTATCATTAACAAACTTAGACAATGCCTTTAAAAAATTATACTACATTTTAAAACGCTTATTTTTAGCTTTATGCATTATATCGGTACTGTTGATAGCTTTTTCAGATATTATTATAGAGTTATGCTTTGAACGAAATAAATTTACTTCTGAAGATACTTTAAGAGTTGCTAATATACAACGCATGTTTTTAATTGGTTTACCATTTACTATTTGCGGAAATATTATTGTACGCTTTCTTACTAGTATAAATAAAAATGTTTTTATGGCTTACATTTCTCTCGCTACTGTTTTTCTTAATATTATACTAGACGTTATCTTAATGAAATATTTTGGCGTTATGGGAATAGCGTTATGTACAGCTTTTTTACAAATATTTAGAAGCTTAATTTACCTAGGTTATACAACCAAGCAACAAAAAGTTTTAGTACAATGA
- a CDS encoding glycosyltransferase family 2 protein: protein MQLADLIPKYSKQNKGKYVYTFTVFTPVYNRANTLHRVFKSLNEQTFKDFELVIINDGSSDASHKVAEKLIAKANFPVNYVNNKSNQHKMACFIQAITLAKGKFLLPFDSDDECAPNALEVFFNEYESIPEEKKKNISGVTSLCKDQNGNLIGSPFLKSPLYSNTFKQQLKSSKSLEKWGFTKTDILKGITVNPNIFSRGYIPEGILWELLAKEGFETKYINQALRTYYLDTENAISIQNHEKDAFGMAIYSLSILNWYYKDYLLKSPKIFLKRIYTLLRASRYLEFNLSDYRTSIKSKCLGLLFVLGWPFKEIL, encoded by the coding sequence ATGCAGTTAGCAGATTTAATACCTAAATATAGCAAACAAAATAAAGGTAAATACGTGTACACATTTACCGTATTTACTCCTGTTTATAATAGAGCCAATACATTACATAGAGTATTTAAGTCTTTAAATGAGCAAACGTTTAAGGATTTTGAGTTAGTAATAATTAATGATGGATCTTCAGACGCTTCTCATAAAGTTGCTGAAAAACTTATTGCTAAAGCAAACTTTCCTGTTAACTATGTTAATAATAAGAGTAACCAGCATAAAATGGCTTGTTTTATACAAGCTATTACACTTGCAAAAGGGAAGTTTTTGTTACCATTTGATTCTGACGACGAATGTGCTCCAAATGCTTTAGAAGTATTTTTTAATGAATATGAATCTATTCCTGAAGAGAAGAAAAAAAATATAAGCGGTGTAACAAGTTTATGTAAAGACCAAAACGGTAATTTAATAGGCTCACCGTTTCTTAAATCGCCGTTGTATAGCAACACATTTAAGCAACAGTTAAAATCATCAAAATCTTTAGAAAAATGGGGGTTTACAAAAACCGATATTTTAAAAGGAATTACTGTGAACCCTAATATATTTTCTAGAGGATACATTCCTGAAGGAATACTGTGGGAGCTATTAGCAAAAGAAGGTTTTGAAACCAAATATATTAACCAAGCTTTACGCACCTATTATTTAGACACAGAAAATGCTATATCAATTCAAAACCATGAAAAAGATGCTTTTGGTATGGCCATTTATTCGTTGAGTATTTTAAACTGGTATTATAAAGACTATTTGTTAAAATCGCCTAAAATCTTTTTAAAAAGGATTTATACACTATTAAGAGCATCTAGATATTTGGAGTTTAATCTATCAGATTATCGCACATCAATAAAAAGTAAATGCTTAGGCTTGTTATTTGTTTTAGGCTGGCCTTTTAAAGAAATATTATAA
- a CDS encoding glycosyltransferase family 4 protein gives MKRKTIVFIVPSLKAGGAERVVSTLANQLVVTYNVIIVVLYRCIPFYFLNERIKVVFCQDIYNESPTFFESINNHYYLIKSCKNVIKNYQADVIIGFTTIANIYSIILSKILKIPAIISERIHPKYGSISKFWKIVRRLTYPTVNALVIQTNDIKSYFKKYINPSKLFIINNPISVELSGLRDLNATREDRIICVGRLEAQKNQELLIRAFSKIPSNSWELILIGDGKLKTKYINLAKSLNVSNIVFLGSIKNISHYYNTSKIFVLPSNYEGFPNALIEAMYFGVACIATDCPSGPSDIIINNKNGFLIPTNDQNALKNKLEKLINTPNLQEQFGEESLKSSTLFETKPIVQKWEKLIDFVCS, from the coding sequence TTGAAAAGAAAAACCATTGTATTTATTGTACCTAGCTTAAAGGCAGGTGGCGCTGAACGTGTTGTTTCTACATTAGCAAATCAATTGGTAGTCACCTATAATGTTATTATTGTAGTACTTTATAGATGCATCCCTTTTTATTTTTTAAATGAAAGGATAAAGGTTGTTTTTTGTCAAGATATTTATAACGAATCCCCTACTTTTTTCGAATCTATAAATAATCATTATTATTTAATTAAATCATGTAAAAATGTTATTAAAAATTATCAGGCTGATGTAATTATTGGTTTTACAACTATTGCTAATATTTACAGTATTATACTATCAAAAATATTAAAGATTCCGGCTATAATTAGTGAACGTATTCATCCTAAATATGGTAGTATTAGTAAATTTTGGAAAATTGTAAGACGATTAACATATCCAACTGTAAATGCTCTAGTAATACAAACAAATGATATTAAATCGTATTTTAAAAAATATATCAACCCATCTAAACTATTTATTATAAACAATCCTATTTCAGTAGAATTATCAGGTTTAAGAGATCTTAATGCAACACGAGAAGATAGGATAATTTGTGTTGGTCGCTTAGAGGCTCAAAAAAATCAAGAATTACTTATTAGAGCTTTTTCTAAAATACCTTCAAACTCTTGGGAACTTATTTTAATTGGAGATGGAAAATTAAAAACTAAATATATTAATCTAGCTAAAAGTTTAAATGTTAGTAATATCGTTTTTTTAGGAAGTATTAAAAACATATCACATTATTATAATACATCTAAAATATTTGTACTTCCCTCTAATTATGAAGGTTTTCCTAATGCGTTAATAGAAGCCATGTATTTTGGCGTAGCCTGTATAGCAACTGATTGTCCTTCTGGACCTTCAGACATTATTATTAATAATAAAAATGGTTTTTTAATTCCAACAAATGACCAAAATGCACTTAAAAACAAACTAGAAAAACTAATAAACACTCCTAACCTACAAGAACAATTTGGTGAAGAAAGCCTAAAAAGCAGTACACTATTTGAAACCAAACCTATTGTACAAAAATGGGAGAAACTAATTGACTTTGTATGCAGTTAG
- a CDS encoding T9SS type A sorting domain-containing protein, producing the protein MTNLLFSKFLFNRNLQVIFLFVFLTQKNVNAQNYPEQVLLSNVEYESYTAPSESLPDYLEPFTESMSGSTITRISDKNVFGTTSQRIRHNYAKDQTWNSDGSLIKLAGYPAAILDGETFEFLYWRDIPSYGRWANTEPNYMYGTPGNRFVKFNVITNTRETLRTFNEYSSIDFGYGEGNQSNDDRYVGLIGLNGSNRTLIVYDIQNDSIVGTKDIGSSGDLDWFSVSQLGNYAVLSWRTDGSGPTQGLKSYDLNFNNEIHVYNTTAHGDLGIDTNGNEVMVAYEGQSGWDNGSYVYAARLDGGGVQPLFQYPGGIWGGHISCRNIDRPGWAYVSEQCCTSHDVASREIFAIKLDNSGIIERYTKHNNNVSPGNGHSTMAVPNRNGTKVLFASNWDNNNVMSDPNPPAWVLEVPQSLSIDDNVSQANENSIKIFPNPSTGIVNIKSQNILINTIELYDMLGRKVLSENINSNQKQINLSRFPSGMYLVKIGTDTKSTTKRLMLN; encoded by the coding sequence ATGACGAATTTATTATTTAGTAAATTTCTGTTTAACAGAAATTTACAAGTGATTTTTTTATTTGTTTTTTTAACACAAAAAAACGTAAATGCCCAAAATTACCCAGAACAAGTCCTACTTTCTAATGTAGAGTATGAATCGTATACTGCACCTAGTGAAAGTTTACCCGATTACTTAGAACCTTTTACAGAAAGTATGTCTGGTAGCACCATAACCAGAATTAGTGATAAAAACGTTTTTGGTACCACATCGCAAAGAATAAGACATAACTACGCCAAAGATCAAACGTGGAATTCTGACGGCTCCTTAATTAAATTAGCAGGATATCCAGCAGCTATTTTAGATGGTGAAACATTCGAATTTCTTTACTGGAGAGATATCCCTTCTTATGGAAGATGGGCTAATACAGAACCCAACTATATGTACGGTACTCCTGGTAATAGATTTGTAAAGTTTAATGTTATTACAAATACTAGAGAAACCTTAAGGACTTTTAACGAATATTCTAGTATAGATTTTGGTTATGGAGAAGGAAACCAATCAAACGATGATAGATATGTTGGTCTTATTGGTTTAAATGGAAGTAACAGAACATTAATAGTATATGACATACAAAATGACAGTATAGTTGGTACTAAAGATATTGGTTCTAGTGGTGATTTAGATTGGTTTTCAGTATCCCAATTAGGGAATTATGCTGTACTTTCTTGGAGAACAGATGGATCTGGGCCAACACAAGGTTTAAAATCTTACGATTTAAACTTTAATAATGAAATTCACGTTTATAATACAACAGCACATGGTGATTTAGGAATAGATACCAATGGAAATGAAGTTATGGTAGCTTACGAAGGACAAAGTGGTTGGGATAATGGTTCTTATGTTTATGCAGCTAGATTAGATGGCGGAGGCGTACAACCTTTATTTCAATATCCAGGTGGTATTTGGGGAGGTCATATAAGTTGCAGAAATATAGATAGACCAGGTTGGGCTTATGTAAGTGAGCAATGCTGTACAAGTCATGACGTAGCATCTAGAGAAATTTTTGCAATAAAGCTAGATAACTCGGGTATTATAGAACGATATACTAAGCACAATAATAATGTTTCTCCAGGTAACGGACACTCTACTATGGCAGTTCCTAATAGAAACGGAACCAAAGTTTTATTTGCAAGTAATTGGGATAACAATAATGTTATGTCAGATCCTAATCCACCAGCATGGGTTTTAGAGGTGCCACAATCCTTAAGTATTGATGATAACGTCTCTCAAGCAAATGAAAATAGCATTAAAATTTTCCCTAATCCATCAACAGGAATAGTTAATATTAAATCTCAAAATATTCTTATCAATACTATTGAACTGTATGATATGCTAGGAAGAAAAGTACTGTCAGAAAATATTAATTCAAATCAAAAGCAAATTAACTTGTCAAGATTCCCAAGTGGTATGTACTTAGTGAAAATAGGAACAGATACTAAGTCTACAACAAAACGGTTAATGCTAAATTAA